A genomic region of Paenibacillus sp. PL2-23 contains the following coding sequences:
- a CDS encoding MFS transporter, whose amino-acid sequence MASTSNASDSLSSKYRLGTLLLVVIVAGMSQGLLLPLLSILLEDAGVSSDMNGINSAAMYIGIFATMFFIEKPVSRFGYRTVIIAGMSIVIAATLLFPLTQSLTIWFILRLLVGVGDSSLHYATQLWIVSSSPKERRGQYISLYGMSYGIGFSLGPLGINLLPLGKAIPFVITSAFFVLVLLLVLRMSNEFPERAIRGEVSENRFLRTYRIAWFVLIPSFLYGLMEASMNTSFPLYGLRIDLSQQWISLLLLAFGAGSLILQLPLGMWSDRMGRKPILIGCGLIGAIAFLCIPAAGGELLLLFLLFMIAGGVVGSFYSLGLAYAADLLPRSILPAANVIASIHFSVGSILGPTLGGFGIRYLSIHSVFLFLGGSFLLFALLGFIFRPAAKQQEA is encoded by the coding sequence TTGGCATCAACGTCTAACGCATCCGATTCACTTTCGTCCAAATATCGTCTAGGCACCTTGCTGCTGGTGGTTATTGTAGCCGGCATGAGCCAAGGGCTTCTGCTTCCGCTGCTATCCATTCTATTGGAGGACGCGGGCGTGTCCTCAGACATGAACGGCATCAATTCCGCCGCGATGTACATCGGCATTTTTGCCACCATGTTTTTCATCGAGAAGCCCGTCAGCCGCTTTGGCTACCGAACCGTCATCATCGCCGGCATGTCGATTGTGATCGCCGCGACGCTGCTCTTCCCGTTGACCCAATCGCTGACGATCTGGTTCATCCTGCGGCTGCTTGTCGGAGTGGGGGACAGCTCGCTGCATTACGCGACCCAGCTCTGGATCGTCAGCTCCAGTCCCAAGGAGCGCCGGGGGCAATATATATCGTTATATGGCATGTCGTACGGCATTGGCTTCAGCTTGGGGCCGCTTGGCATCAACCTGCTTCCGCTGGGAAAAGCGATTCCATTCGTGATTACCAGCGCTTTTTTTGTGCTGGTGCTTCTGCTTGTGCTGCGAATGAGCAATGAATTTCCGGAACGGGCAATCAGGGGGGAAGTCAGCGAGAACCGCTTCTTGAGGACGTATCGCATCGCATGGTTCGTACTCATCCCAAGCTTCCTGTACGGTTTAATGGAAGCGTCGATGAACACCAGCTTCCCACTGTACGGCTTAAGAATCGACCTCAGCCAGCAATGGATTTCGCTGCTCCTGCTTGCATTTGGCGCAGGCAGCCTTATTCTGCAGCTGCCGCTTGGCATGTGGAGCGATCGGATGGGACGCAAGCCCATCCTCATCGGCTGCGGCCTGATTGGCGCCATTGCCTTCCTGTGCATTCCCGCAGCGGGAGGAGAGCTCCTGCTCCTCTTCCTCTTATTTATGATCGCGGGCGGCGTGGTCGGATCCTTCTATTCACTGGGACTCGCTTACGCTGCTGACTTGCTGCCGAGGTCGATCCTGCCGGCGGCTAATGTCATTGCATCGATTCATTTCAGCGTGGGCAGCATTCTGGGTCCAACGCTTGGCGGGTTCGGCATTCGTTACCTTTCTATTCACAGCGTCTTCTTGTTCCTTGGCGGCTCGTTTCTTCTCTTCGCGCTGCTCGGATTTATATTTCGCCCGGCGGCGAAGCAGCAGGAGGCCTGA
- a CDS encoding MFS transporter, whose translation MQNTKSRKLNMSFQSKREMTDMTSRSGGGAKGRILEFAAIASIPMVLVFGNSMLVPVLPELQNALGITKFQSSLVISIFSLAAGLFIPIIGYLSDQLGRKAIIIPALIIYGAAGVLAGMGAIWQSYTVIIISRAIQGMAAAGTAPIAMALVGDLYDGATESKALGLTEASNGAGKVLSPIIGSLLALIVWYASFFAFPVFCALSLAAVLFLIKEPKHDHKQKLGVYLQKVGSLFKEKGRWLIASFFAGSLGLFILFGVLFYLSNILEVDPYRIEGVKKGLILAIPLLGMVITSYTTGSLIKKNGKLIRLLINLGLLTMTVALASAIFFLQNLYVFIGLLTLSSIGTGLLLPCLNTMITGAVDKSERGMITSLYNCLRFLGVAFGPPLFGWMMDQSHRLVFISVSSLSLVTLALVFFLIKPPAQIQ comes from the coding sequence ATGCAGAACACGAAATCCCGTAAGCTCAACATGTCTTTTCAGAGCAAAAGAGAGATGACAGATATGACGTCCCGCTCTGGCGGAGGCGCCAAGGGACGTATCCTAGAATTTGCGGCAATCGCTTCTATACCGATGGTGCTCGTGTTCGGCAATTCCATGCTCGTGCCCGTGCTTCCGGAGCTGCAGAACGCTTTGGGTATTACGAAATTCCAGAGCAGCTTGGTCATTTCCATCTTTTCGCTGGCTGCTGGATTGTTTATTCCCATCATCGGGTACTTATCCGACCAGCTTGGCCGGAAAGCCATCATCATTCCCGCTCTTATTATTTATGGCGCTGCAGGAGTGCTTGCGGGGATGGGAGCGATCTGGCAATCCTATACCGTTATTATTATCTCCAGGGCCATACAGGGCATGGCGGCGGCTGGCACGGCGCCCATTGCGATGGCCTTGGTGGGTGATTTGTATGATGGGGCAACGGAAAGCAAAGCACTTGGCTTGACAGAAGCCTCCAATGGCGCCGGCAAGGTGCTCAGTCCCATCATCGGTTCCTTGCTTGCGCTTATCGTATGGTATGCGTCGTTTTTTGCTTTTCCCGTCTTTTGCGCCTTGTCGCTAGCGGCTGTTTTGTTCCTGATTAAGGAGCCGAAGCATGATCACAAGCAGAAGCTGGGCGTATATTTGCAAAAAGTCGGCAGCCTGTTCAAGGAGAAAGGACGCTGGCTGATCGCTTCGTTTTTTGCGGGATCGCTTGGCTTGTTTATTCTGTTCGGCGTCTTGTTCTATCTATCCAACATCCTGGAAGTGGACCCGTATCGGATCGAGGGGGTGAAGAAAGGGCTGATACTTGCCATCCCCCTGCTCGGCATGGTCATCACTTCCTATACAACGGGAAGTCTGATCAAAAAAAACGGCAAGCTCATCCGCCTTCTCATCAACCTGGGCTTGTTGACAATGACGGTTGCGCTTGCCTCAGCTATCTTTTTTCTCCAGAACCTGTATGTGTTTATTGGACTCCTGACGCTTAGCAGCATTGGAACGGGCTTGCTTCTGCCCTGCTTGAACACCATGATTACAGGGGCCGTAGACAAAAGTGAGCGCGGCATGATTACCTCTCTCTACAATTGCCTCCGGTTTCTTGGGGTGGCGTTTGGACCGCCGCTGTTCGGCTGGATGATGGATCAATCCCATCGCCTTGTATTCATATCCGTGTCTTCGCTGTCCCTTGTTACGCTTGCGCTCGTGTTCTTCCTTATTAAACCGCCCGCTCAAATTCAATAA
- a CDS encoding MFS transporter produces MELSRGRQDRFVPEDRERLYKRTLWTVVASQLFGGAGLAAGITVGALLAQDMLGTDRYAGIPTALLTLGSALASLLVGRLSGKYGRRNGLAGGFFAGAVGAAGIVAAAMLEHVALLFISLFIYGSGTASNLIARYAGTDLALPHQRATAVSIALVSTTFGAVAGPNLVGVMGQFAEAVNVPRLAGPFMLAGVAFLLAGTVLFVLLRPDPLIAAKALAKLEEKQASGGHLNGHSAKGVVLGATIMVLTQIVMVAIMTMTPVHMQHHGHGLNEVGLVIGIHVGAMFLPSLITGRLIDKLGRLVMACVSGGILLAAGLLAAFGPAHSMLSLIAALALLGLGWNLGLISGTALIVDSTTPDNRAKTQGTIDVFVALAGASGGALSGVVAAYTSYAVLSLAGGLLSLILIPVVIWSQRVRADA; encoded by the coding sequence ATCGAATTATCGCGTGGCCGGCAGGACCGCTTTGTCCCGGAGGACCGGGAGAGACTATACAAACGCACGTTATGGACGGTTGTCGCGTCCCAGCTGTTCGGTGGAGCCGGCCTAGCGGCAGGCATTACTGTCGGGGCTTTATTAGCCCAGGATATGCTGGGGACGGACCGATACGCGGGCATCCCAACGGCTTTGCTTACGCTTGGCTCCGCGCTTGCTTCGCTGCTGGTGGGACGTCTATCCGGCAAATACGGCAGGCGCAACGGACTTGCGGGGGGATTTTTTGCAGGGGCTGTGGGAGCAGCGGGTATTGTGGCGGCAGCGATGCTGGAGCATGTAGCGCTGCTGTTCATATCCTTATTCATATACGGCTCAGGCACGGCCTCCAATCTCATTGCCCGCTATGCGGGAACGGATCTGGCATTGCCCCATCAGCGTGCGACTGCCGTCAGTATCGCGTTGGTATCCACAACCTTCGGCGCTGTTGCCGGACCCAATCTAGTGGGCGTCATGGGGCAGTTCGCGGAAGCTGTGAACGTCCCACGACTGGCTGGACCCTTCATGCTGGCAGGGGTTGCCTTCCTGCTGGCGGGAACGGTACTGTTCGTGCTGCTTCGTCCAGATCCGCTAATTGCAGCGAAGGCTCTAGCGAAATTGGAGGAAAAACAAGCTAGTGGCGGGCACTTAAACGGACATTCCGCAAAAGGCGTCGTGCTTGGCGCTACGATTATGGTGCTCACGCAAATTGTAATGGTCGCCATCATGACAATGACTCCGGTACATATGCAGCATCACGGCCATGGATTAAACGAGGTTGGACTTGTTATCGGCATTCATGTCGGCGCCATGTTCCTGCCGTCGCTCATAACGGGGAGGCTGATCGACAAGCTGGGGAGACTCGTTATGGCTTGCGTGTCCGGCGGCATATTGCTTGCTGCCGGCTTGCTCGCGGCATTCGGTCCCGCCCATTCCATGCTATCGTTGATTGCGGCGCTTGCGCTGCTGGGTTTGGGATGGAATTTGGGCCTCATTAGCGGCACGGCGTTAATCGTCGATTCCACCACGCCAGACAATCGGGCCAAGACGCAGGGCACAATCGACGTATTTGTGGCATTGGCAGGCGCGTCGGGAGGCGCGTTATCGGGGGTGGTGGCCGCGTATACAAGCTATGCTGTGCTGTCCCTTGCAGGAGGACTGCTGTCATTAATTCTTATACCTGTTGTCATCTGGTCGCAGCGGGTTCGCGCGGACGCTTAA
- a CDS encoding rhomboid family intramembrane serine protease, with protein MFLRRESLKEYIRLYPVVSILLILNIVMFILLEWDGSSTSQRTLLEFGAMSNFPGYTEPWHFVSAMFLHIGFMHLLMNGFALYVFAAPLERMLGRWRFALLYLVSGIIGNAVSLVAQQEAFIGAGASGAIYGVYAAYVYLSLFHKTAFGHHNASTIQTIVVVGVIYSIITPNVDLYAHLGGFVGGFLMTTLYVQFRRR; from the coding sequence ATGTTTCTAAGAAGAGAGAGCTTGAAGGAGTATATCCGTCTGTATCCCGTTGTCAGTATTCTGCTGATCCTTAATATCGTCATGTTCATCTTATTAGAATGGGATGGTTCCTCCACGAGTCAACGGACCCTGCTGGAATTTGGGGCGATGAGCAACTTTCCGGGATATACCGAGCCCTGGCATTTTGTAAGCGCGATGTTTCTCCACATAGGATTTATGCATTTGCTGATGAACGGCTTTGCCCTGTATGTATTTGCCGCGCCGCTTGAACGAATGTTGGGGCGATGGAGGTTTGCCTTGCTGTATCTCGTCTCTGGAATAATTGGCAACGCAGTCAGCTTGGTTGCGCAGCAGGAGGCATTTATCGGCGCTGGAGCGTCCGGTGCAATCTATGGCGTGTACGCGGCTTATGTGTATTTGTCATTGTTTCATAAAACAGCTTTCGGACACCATAATGCCAGCACCATTCAGACGATAGTCGTTGTTGGTGTCATCTATTCCATCATCACTCCCAATGTCGATCTCTACGCCCATCTTGGGGGCTTTGTTGGGGGTTTTCTGATGACGACGCTATACGTCCAATTCCGTAGAAGATAA
- a CDS encoding LysR family transcriptional regulator yields the protein MTLQQLKYIIEVANRGSINEAAKRLFISQPSLSNAIKDLEDELHISIFERTNKGITLSKEGVEFLSYARQVVEQAELLESRYLNVKPSKQHFSVSTQHYAFAVNAFVKLVKQYGYEEYELALRETKTYEIIEDVRTMRSEIGILYLNEFNEKVINKLLKAGNLQFTSLFTAKPHVFISVHNPLARQSMITIEELQDYPCLSFDQGEYNSFHFSEEILSTLTHKKSIRVNDRATLFNLLIGLNGYTISTGVLSRDLNGNDIIPVPLDIQESIHVGWISHRNLSLSLLGTAYIDALKEATSQA from the coding sequence ATGACGCTGCAGCAGCTGAAATATATCATTGAGGTCGCCAATCGCGGCTCGATTAATGAAGCGGCCAAGAGGCTCTTCATCTCGCAGCCCAGCCTATCGAACGCGATTAAGGATTTGGAGGATGAGCTCCATATATCGATATTTGAACGGACGAACAAAGGGATCACTTTGTCGAAGGAGGGTGTAGAGTTTCTAAGCTATGCCCGCCAAGTGGTGGAGCAGGCCGAGCTGTTGGAGTCGCGGTATCTGAACGTCAAGCCCTCCAAGCAGCATTTTTCAGTATCGACCCAGCACTACGCATTTGCCGTGAACGCCTTCGTGAAACTCGTGAAGCAGTATGGATATGAGGAATACGAGCTTGCGCTGCGCGAGACCAAGACGTATGAAATTATCGAGGACGTCCGAACGATGAGAAGCGAGATTGGCATTCTGTACCTGAACGAGTTCAATGAGAAAGTGATCAACAAGCTGTTAAAGGCGGGGAATTTGCAGTTTACCAGTCTGTTCACGGCCAAGCCGCATGTCTTCATCAGTGTACATAATCCCCTCGCCAGGCAGTCGATGATTACGATCGAGGAGCTGCAGGATTATCCATGTCTGAGCTTTGATCAAGGCGAATACAATTCGTTCCATTTCTCAGAGGAAATATTAAGCACGCTCACCCACAAGAAGAGTATTCGAGTCAACGACCGCGCTACGCTGTTCAATCTGCTTATCGGCTTGAACGGCTATACGATCTCAACAGGCGTGCTCAGCAGGGACTTGAACGGAAATGATATTATTCCCGTGCCGCTCGACATCCAGGAGAGCATTCATGTCGGCTGGATCTCGCACCGCAATCTGTCTCTTTCCTTGCTTGGCACGGCTTATATTGACGCTCTCAAGGAGGCAACCTCGCAAGCTTAG
- the metE gene encoding 5-methyltetrahydropteroyltriglutamate--homocysteine S-methyltransferase: protein MTRSSVLGYPRIGANREWKKALEAFWAGKLDESDFLGQLRELRLQNLRKLQSKGIDVIPVGDFSYYDQVLDTATMFGLVPQRFPYSGGPVPLSLYYGIARGTKDATASEMTKWFNTNYHYIVPELGDRQPELTENKPLQAYREAKQELGIEGRPVLLGPVTFVKLSKGYRADQFGDWLNRLLPLYKQILVELEAEGVAWVQMDEPSLVTGLNEAELAALQVLYTQLAAAAPGLSIMLQTYFESAEHYSEIVKLPVRGIGLDFVHGRTGNLKALAQFGFPKDKVLGAGVVDGRGIWKASLLDQLALLKALSSYVSGDRLLVQSSCSLLHVPVTVSVEDKLLPELKGALAFADEKLDELVWLAKGFAEGEASIQTQLNSCQKALDAIAQSSQRSRSDVQKAVAAISSKDARRSAPFAKRYEAQRAKWSLPLLPTTTIGSFPQSAEVRKARQAWRKGEWSKAQYDAFIRDQIDLWIDLQEEIGIDVLVHGEFERTDMVEFFGEKLEGFAFTQFGWVQSYGSRCVKPPIIFGDVAFDEPMTVIETAYAQSRTARPVKGMLTGPITIMNWSFVRDDIPRERIAYQLAYALRQEVEALEKAGIGLIQVDEPAVREGLPLKQQDQAEYLNWAVKAFRLTTCSEEETTQIHTHMCYCEFHDMIGSIEDMDADVISIETSRSHGELIHSFEENTYPLGIGLGVYDIHSPRVPQVEEMTSMIDRALRVLDPKLFWINPDCGLKTRGREETVAALRNMVEATSIARSKHAVHV from the coding sequence ATGACAAGAAGCAGTGTATTAGGATATCCTCGCATCGGGGCAAATAGAGAATGGAAAAAAGCGCTGGAAGCGTTCTGGGCTGGCAAGCTGGATGAATCGGACTTCCTCGGCCAGCTTCGAGAGCTGCGCCTTCAGAACCTGCGCAAGCTGCAGAGCAAGGGCATCGACGTTATTCCGGTAGGCGACTTCAGCTATTATGATCAAGTGCTGGATACGGCGACTATGTTCGGTCTCGTGCCTCAACGCTTTCCATATAGCGGCGGACCGGTCCCATTATCCCTGTATTATGGGATCGCTCGCGGCACGAAGGATGCGACGGCTAGCGAGATGACCAAGTGGTTCAACACCAATTATCACTATATCGTTCCAGAGCTCGGCGATCGCCAGCCTGAGCTTACCGAAAACAAGCCTCTGCAGGCCTACCGCGAAGCGAAGCAGGAGCTGGGCATTGAAGGCAGACCAGTGCTGCTTGGACCCGTTACCTTCGTGAAGCTGTCCAAGGGCTACCGGGCTGATCAATTCGGCGACTGGCTTAACCGTCTGCTGCCGCTGTACAAGCAAATCCTCGTGGAGCTGGAAGCGGAGGGCGTGGCTTGGGTGCAGATGGATGAGCCAAGCCTTGTGACGGGACTGAACGAAGCTGAGCTTGCGGCGCTCCAAGTCCTCTATACCCAACTGGCGGCTGCCGCTCCGGGTCTTAGCATCATGCTGCAAACCTATTTCGAATCAGCCGAGCATTACAGCGAAATCGTGAAGCTTCCGGTAAGGGGTATCGGACTAGACTTCGTGCATGGCCGTACCGGCAACCTGAAAGCGTTGGCGCAGTTCGGCTTCCCGAAGGATAAGGTGCTTGGCGCTGGCGTTGTGGACGGCCGCGGCATCTGGAAGGCTTCCCTGCTGGATCAGCTTGCCTTGTTGAAGGCGCTCAGCTCTTATGTATCCGGAGATCGACTGCTTGTTCAATCCTCCTGCAGCCTGCTGCATGTGCCAGTAACCGTAAGCGTAGAAGACAAGCTTCTGCCTGAATTGAAGGGAGCGCTTGCGTTCGCTGACGAGAAGCTGGATGAGCTGGTATGGCTGGCCAAAGGCTTTGCAGAAGGCGAGGCTTCCATCCAGACTCAGCTGAACAGCTGCCAGAAGGCGCTAGATGCAATTGCACAATCCAGTCAGCGCAGTCGAAGCGACGTGCAGAAAGCCGTTGCTGCTATAAGCTCGAAGGACGCGCGCCGTTCTGCGCCATTCGCCAAGCGTTATGAAGCGCAGCGAGCCAAGTGGAGCTTGCCGCTGCTGCCAACCACGACAATCGGAAGCTTCCCGCAATCCGCCGAGGTTCGCAAGGCTCGCCAGGCTTGGCGCAAGGGAGAGTGGAGCAAGGCCCAATATGATGCATTCATCCGCGACCAAATCGATCTGTGGATCGACCTGCAGGAAGAGATCGGCATTGATGTTCTGGTTCACGGGGAGTTCGAGCGTACGGACATGGTAGAGTTTTTTGGCGAGAAGCTGGAGGGCTTCGCGTTCACACAGTTTGGCTGGGTGCAGTCTTACGGCTCGCGCTGTGTGAAGCCGCCCATTATATTCGGGGACGTTGCATTCGACGAGCCGATGACTGTTATCGAGACGGCGTATGCGCAATCCCGCACGGCTCGTCCGGTCAAGGGGATGCTGACAGGTCCCATTACGATCATGAACTGGTCATTCGTACGTGACGATATTCCTCGCGAACGTATCGCTTATCAGCTCGCTTATGCGCTTAGACAAGAGGTGGAAGCGCTCGAGAAGGCTGGCATCGGTCTGATCCAGGTTGACGAGCCTGCGGTCCGCGAAGGACTGCCTCTGAAGCAACAGGACCAAGCCGAATATTTGAACTGGGCGGTCAAGGCATTCCGACTGACCACATGCTCCGAAGAGGAGACGACTCAGATTCATACGCATATGTGCTATTGCGAATTCCACGACATGATTGGCTCCATTGAGGATATGGATGCGGACGTCATCTCCATCGAAACTTCCCGCAGCCACGGCGAGCTGATTCATAGCTTCGAGGAGAATACGTATCCGCTCGGCATTGGACTGGGCGTCTACGATATTCATAGTCCGCGTGTGCCGCAGGTGGAGGAGATGACCAGCATGATCGACCGGGCGCTGCGCGTGCTGGATCCCAAGCTGTTCTGGATCAATCCAGACTGCGGACTGAAGACTCGCGGCAGGGAAGAGACGGTCGCCGCT